From Salminus brasiliensis chromosome 21, fSalBra1.hap2, whole genome shotgun sequence, a single genomic window includes:
- the calcoco1b gene encoding calcium-binding and coiled-coil domain-containing protein 1b, whose translation MEKPWRVKFRNLGQTYFPQTRVECRYTISSHHKWSGRDWIGIFKVGWTSVRDYYTFAWALSPDSYTAGTNVNCSVIFQPAYLPSPGGTAFQFVYIDELGEICAVSPQFSFCAPRPLDELVTLEEEKNVGEENEGDDLLLVVPKAQILQSHLEACQQELKQLQKKLDVNTEEAEKHKERNETAAKDFEKERVEMRNEIEELRNSLRCSLEKIERMEEKQKDTLKSNENISVELSGLLAERAENHQRIKDLEEDLLNLTQQKQETDAELDRVKERVKKMTTQRRDEEDERKNLQTESKQAQEELRTLQERLEASERSTEALRRDLSELGALQSHSHAELHQVRLQAAQMTLQLSQANLALREGQAAWSQERESLRQNAELDKDRLQKLSRELQKKEEWLQEERTEREKLEVELGNEKDCNRELRASLRAIQKEREQQQLEKQELLDHIRVLQLRMEREADAKWAEAASTTLNIDSTPSALETSGHTDLEEALEVQSLVHKENDEENQAQTEEDSELGSAEHFRKDTDMEPVTVGVQPDPNANKDKSLILSNIKGHIPSDLADFPLW comes from the exons ATGGAAAAGCCTTGGAGGGTGAAGTTCAGAAATCTAGGCCAAACCTACTTCCCTCAAACCAGGGTGGAATGTCGCTATACTATAAGCAGCCACCACAAGTGGAGTGGTCGTGATTGGATAGGCATTTTCAAG gTGGGATGGACTTCAGTGAGAGACTACTACACTTTTGCCTGGGCTCTTTCTCCAGACAGCTATACGGCTGGCacaaatgtgaactgcagtgtcATCTTTCAAC cgGCTTATCTGCCCAGTCCTGGTGGGACAGCATTCCAGTTCGTGTACATAGATGAGTTGGGGGAGATCTGTGCAGTGAGCCCCCAGTTCAGCTTCTGTGCACCAAGGCCTTTAGATGAGCTGGTGACcctggaggaggagaagaacgTAGGggaagagaatgagggagatGACTTACTTCTGGTGGTCCCCAAAGCACAGATACTTCAG AGTCATCTGGAAGCATGTCAGCAAGAGCTGAAACAGCTACAGAAGAAGCTTGATGTGAACACTGAGGAAGCAGAGAAGCACAAGGAGAGAAACGAGACAGCCGCAAAGGATTTTGAGAAAGAGAGGGTGGAGATGAGGAATGAGATTGAGGAACTGAGGAACAGCCTGAGATGTAGTCTGGAGAAAATTGAGAGGatggaagaaaagcagaag GATACGCTGAAGTCTAATGAGAATATCTCTGTGGAGCTCAGTGGCCTGTTAGCTGAACGAGCTGAAAACCACCAGAGAATCAAAGATCTCGAGGAAGATTTGCTCAATCTGACTCAACAGAAGCAAGAGACAGATGCAGAACTGGACAG GGTGAAAGAGAGAGTCAAAAAGATGACGACACAACGGAGGGATGAAGAGGATGAAAGGAAGAACCTGCAG ACAGAGAGTAAACAGGCTCAAGAAGAGCTGCGGACCCTACAGGAGCGCCTGGAGGCCAGTGAACGGAGCACAGAGGCCCTGAGGAGAGACCTGAGTGAACTCGGAGCCCTGCAGAGCCACAGCCACGCAGAGCTTCATCAGGTCAGGCTGCAGGCGGCTCAGATGACCCTGCAGCTTTCTCAGGCCAACCTGGCTCTCCGTGAGGGGCAAGCTGCCTGGTCCCAGGAAAGAGAGAGTTTGAGGCAGAACGCTGAG CTGGATAAGGACCGGCTCCAGAAGTTGAGCCGAGAGCTTCAGAAAAAGGAAGAGTGGCTCCAAGAAGAACGAACAGAGCGAGAGAAACTGGAGGTGGAGCTTGGAAATGAGAAAGACTGCAACCGG GAGCTGAGGGCGAGTCTCAGAGCCATACAGAAGGAGagggaacagcagcagctggagaaACAG GAGCTCTTGGATCACATTCGCGTTCTGCAGCTGCGAATGGAAAGGGAGGCTGATGCCAAATGGGCCGAAGCTGCATCCACAACAC TCAACATTGACAGCACACCATCAGCCTTAGAGACATCTGGCCATACTGATCTAGAGGAGGCCCTTGAAGTTCAATCTCTGGTCCACAAAGAGAATGATGAGGAGAACCAGGCTCAGACTGAGGAGGACAGTGAACTTGGGTCAGCAGAGCATTTCAGAAAGGACACAGACATG GAGCCAGTTACTGTGGGAGTCCAGCCTGATCCAAATGCCAACAAGGACAAGTCACTGATCCTGTCTAACATCAAGGGGCACATACCAAG TGATCTCGCTGATTTCCCCTTGTGGTGA